GGATTGCAACCCTGCAATTCTCAGGAGTCTCGAAGAGGTTCGGGACGCTCTGGTCTCTGCAGCAAAGGAAGCAAAGGCCACGATCGTAGATATTTCCTTCCATGAATTCAGTCCCTTCGGAATCAGCGGTATGGTAGTCATAGCAGAGTCACATCTGTCTATTCATACATGGCCGGAGTATGGCTATGCTGCGGTTGATATTTTCACGTGTGGCGACGTAATCAAGCCTGAGGTGGCTGCCGCCTATCTTATCGGGCGGTTCGAGAGCAAGAGCCCGTCTATCGTGGAAATGAAACGGGGGATCCTCTCACACGAGAACATCAAGCTGCCTCACAAGTGCACCGGCGACACGGAGCTGCAGGTAGCGTAACCGCTACTCCTTCTTGTCGGTGAGGGCAGCGATGCCCGGCAGTTCCTTCCCTTCGAGCAGCTGGAGGGATGCCCCGCCACCCGTGGAGATAAAGGATATCGAATCCGAGACGCCGGCCTTGTGGACCGCAAGGTCGGTGTCTCCACCACCCGCGATGGTGAGGGCGTAGGCGTCCGCCACCGAGTGGGCGATTGCATAGGTTCCCCGCGAAAAGGCATCGATCTCAAACACTCCCATCGGTCCGTTCCAAATGATCGTCTTCGCGTCCTGGATCGCCTCCGAGAAGAGTCTCACCGACGCGGGGCCGATGTCGAGGGCACGCCAGCCCTTCGGAATCTCCTGGGTCGTCACGATCTTCGTTTCCGCTCCCGGCTCCATGCTCTGGGCGATGACGCAGTCAACGGGCAGGTAGAACTTCACGTTGTTCCTGATCAGCTTCTCGCGGATGGT
This region of Thermodesulfovibrionales bacterium genomic DNA includes:
- the speD gene encoding adenosylmethionine decarboxylase; protein product: MYALGAHLLVELKDCNPAILRSLEEVRDALVSAAKEAKATIVDISFHEFSPFGISGMVVIAESHLSIHTWPEYGYAAVDIFTCGDVIKPEVAAAYLIGRFESKSPSIVEMKRGILSHENIKLPHKCTGDTELQVA